One Castanea sativa cultivar Marrone di Chiusa Pesio chromosome 4, ASM4071231v1 DNA window includes the following coding sequences:
- the LOC142631690 gene encoding coiled-coil domain-containing protein SCD2 isoform X2 yields MDRRRPVSPVYSRQWSGSSTGSSSPAMSPAHPQSRLAAGATGFSNVKRTQNAAAKVAAQRLAKVMASQTSAADEEDDDDDDENGFKFAVPAPPAPSPFSSLGNNSNSNNNYSSGISVSRPNRSPSPALGRNFVEHASSVRSTSAGRPSMSVRSAAVVPPSRSSLRSPVAIPPIEPPSSRNNKFIPNISPLNSKGKEDQREASALRDELDMLEEENEIIIDKLRHAEIRREAAEARARELEKQVATLGEGVSLEVKLLSKKEELLRQKELALKAAVAQNRDGKNEEVAALRTEVENLKDEAASALEQLREAESEAKALRTMTQRMILTQEEMEEVVLKRCWLARYWGLAVQHGICADIAVSKHEHWSSLAPLPFEVVISAGQKAKEESWDRGGDDPDRSKLVRDISDLTGEGNIETMLSVEMGLRELASLKVEDAVVLALALHRRPNLVRQSSLDSKSAVDPKFMEAFELSEDETVDVQFKEAWLTYFWRRAKVHGVEEDIAEERLQFWINRSGQQPTSHDAVDVERGLVELRKLGIEQQLWEASRKEIDQPLSSAVANHKSNADSETSP; encoded by the exons ATGGATCGGAGGAGGCCGGTGAGTCCGGTGTACTCGCGGCAGTGGAGCGGTTCGAGCACGGGTTCGTCGTCGCCGGCGATGTCGCCGGCGCATCCGCAGTCTCGACTGGCGGCTGGAGCCACCGGATTCTCCAACGTCAAGCGAACGCAGAACGCGGCCGCCAAGGTCGCGGCTCAGCGCTTGGCTAAGGTCATGGCGTCGCAGACCTCCGCCGCCGACGAAGaagacgacgacgacgacgacgagaACGGATTCAAATTCGCCGTTCCGGCTCCGCCTGCTCCCTCGCCTTTCTCTTCTCTCGGCAACAACAGTAACAGCAACAACAATTACAGTAGCGGGATTTCGGTTTCTCGGCCTAATCGATCTCCGTCGCCTGCG TTAGGTCGGAACTTTGTAGAGCATGCTTCTTCTGTTCGGTCAACATCAGCTGGAAGACCATCAATGTCAGTTCGTTCGGCAGCCGTGGTGCCACCCAGCAGATCCTCACTTAGAAGTCCCGTGGCGATACCTCCGATTGAACCTCCTTCTAGTAGGAACAACAA GTTTATTCCCAATATTTCACCACTCAACTCAAAAGGTAAAGAAGATCAGCGTGAAGCTTCAGCACTTCGAGATGAA CTTGATATGCTAGAAGAGGAAAATGAGATTATTATTGACAAG CTTAGACATGCGGAAATAAGACGTGAGGCAGCAGAGGCCAGAGCTAGGGAGCTTGAGAAACAG GTTGCTACTCTTGGAGAAGGCGTGTCCCTCGAAGTTAAATTGTTGAGCAA GAAGGAAGAATTGTTGCGGCAAAAAGAG CTTGCTCTAAAGGCTGCTGTAGCACAAAACAGGGATGGGAAAAATGAGGAGGTTGCTGCCCTGCGTACGGAGGTTGAG aatttaaaagaTGAAGCTGCATCAGCTCTGGAACAACTCCGAGAAGCAGAATCTGAAGCAAAGGCTCTCCGCACTATGACACAGAGAATGATTTTGACTCAAGAAGAGATG GAGGAAGTTGTTTTGAAGAGATGTTGGCTTGCTCGTTACTGGGGTTTAGCAGTACAGCATG GCATATGTGCAGATATAGCAGTGTCAAAGCATGAGCATTGGTCATCTTTAGCCCCTCTTCCATTTGAAGTTGTAATTTCTGCTGGACAAAAGGCTAAGGAGGAATCTTGGGATAGAG GTGGAGATGATCCAGACAGGAGCAAGCTTGTCCGGGATATTAGTGATCTCACAGGAGAAGGAAATATTGAGACTATGCTTTCAGTTGAAATGGGTTTGAGGGAACTGGCCTCTCTAaag GTTGAGGATGCTGTTGTACTAGCATTGGCTCTACACAGACGTCCGAATTTGGTTCGGCAGTCCAGTTTAG aTTCCAAATCAGCTGTTGATCCCAAGTTTATGGAGGCATTTG AATTAAGTGAAGATGAGACAGTAGATGTTCAATTCAAAGAG GCTTGGCTGACTTACTTTTGGAGAAGAGCTAAAGTACATGGTGTTGAAGAGGATATAGCAGAAGAGCGGCTTCAGTTTTGGATCAACCGTAGTGGGCAACAACCAACTTCACATGATGCTGTGGATG TGGAACGAGGCTTAGTGGAGCTGAGAAAGCTAGGGATAGAACAGCAACTCTGGGAAGCATCCCGTAAAGAAATAGATCAGCCTCTTTCTTCTGCAGTTGCTAATCACAAATCCAATGCAGATTCAGAGACTTCGCCTTGA
- the LOC142631690 gene encoding coiled-coil domain-containing protein SCD2 isoform X1, with protein sequence MDRRRPVSPVYSRQWSGSSTGSSSPAMSPAHPQSRLAAGATGFSNVKRTQNAAAKVAAQRLAKVMASQTSAADEEDDDDDDENGFKFAVPAPPAPSPFSSLGNNSNSNNNYSSGISVSRPNRSPSPALGRNFVEHASSVRSTSAGRPSMSVRSAAVVPPSRSSLRSPVAIPPIEPPSSRNNNRFIPNISPLNSKGKEDQREASALRDELDMLEEENEIIIDKLRHAEIRREAAEARARELEKQVATLGEGVSLEVKLLSKKEELLRQKELALKAAVAQNRDGKNEEVAALRTEVENLKDEAASALEQLREAESEAKALRTMTQRMILTQEEMEEVVLKRCWLARYWGLAVQHGICADIAVSKHEHWSSLAPLPFEVVISAGQKAKEESWDRGGDDPDRSKLVRDISDLTGEGNIETMLSVEMGLRELASLKVEDAVVLALALHRRPNLVRQSSLDSKSAVDPKFMEAFELSEDETVDVQFKEAWLTYFWRRAKVHGVEEDIAEERLQFWINRSGQQPTSHDAVDVERGLVELRKLGIEQQLWEASRKEIDQPLSSAVANHKSNADSETSP encoded by the exons ATGGATCGGAGGAGGCCGGTGAGTCCGGTGTACTCGCGGCAGTGGAGCGGTTCGAGCACGGGTTCGTCGTCGCCGGCGATGTCGCCGGCGCATCCGCAGTCTCGACTGGCGGCTGGAGCCACCGGATTCTCCAACGTCAAGCGAACGCAGAACGCGGCCGCCAAGGTCGCGGCTCAGCGCTTGGCTAAGGTCATGGCGTCGCAGACCTCCGCCGCCGACGAAGaagacgacgacgacgacgacgagaACGGATTCAAATTCGCCGTTCCGGCTCCGCCTGCTCCCTCGCCTTTCTCTTCTCTCGGCAACAACAGTAACAGCAACAACAATTACAGTAGCGGGATTTCGGTTTCTCGGCCTAATCGATCTCCGTCGCCTGCG TTAGGTCGGAACTTTGTAGAGCATGCTTCTTCTGTTCGGTCAACATCAGCTGGAAGACCATCAATGTCAGTTCGTTCGGCAGCCGTGGTGCCACCCAGCAGATCCTCACTTAGAAGTCCCGTGGCGATACCTCCGATTGAACCTCCTTCTAGTAGGAACAACAA CAGGTTTATTCCCAATATTTCACCACTCAACTCAAAAGGTAAAGAAGATCAGCGTGAAGCTTCAGCACTTCGAGATGAA CTTGATATGCTAGAAGAGGAAAATGAGATTATTATTGACAAG CTTAGACATGCGGAAATAAGACGTGAGGCAGCAGAGGCCAGAGCTAGGGAGCTTGAGAAACAG GTTGCTACTCTTGGAGAAGGCGTGTCCCTCGAAGTTAAATTGTTGAGCAA GAAGGAAGAATTGTTGCGGCAAAAAGAG CTTGCTCTAAAGGCTGCTGTAGCACAAAACAGGGATGGGAAAAATGAGGAGGTTGCTGCCCTGCGTACGGAGGTTGAG aatttaaaagaTGAAGCTGCATCAGCTCTGGAACAACTCCGAGAAGCAGAATCTGAAGCAAAGGCTCTCCGCACTATGACACAGAGAATGATTTTGACTCAAGAAGAGATG GAGGAAGTTGTTTTGAAGAGATGTTGGCTTGCTCGTTACTGGGGTTTAGCAGTACAGCATG GCATATGTGCAGATATAGCAGTGTCAAAGCATGAGCATTGGTCATCTTTAGCCCCTCTTCCATTTGAAGTTGTAATTTCTGCTGGACAAAAGGCTAAGGAGGAATCTTGGGATAGAG GTGGAGATGATCCAGACAGGAGCAAGCTTGTCCGGGATATTAGTGATCTCACAGGAGAAGGAAATATTGAGACTATGCTTTCAGTTGAAATGGGTTTGAGGGAACTGGCCTCTCTAaag GTTGAGGATGCTGTTGTACTAGCATTGGCTCTACACAGACGTCCGAATTTGGTTCGGCAGTCCAGTTTAG aTTCCAAATCAGCTGTTGATCCCAAGTTTATGGAGGCATTTG AATTAAGTGAAGATGAGACAGTAGATGTTCAATTCAAAGAG GCTTGGCTGACTTACTTTTGGAGAAGAGCTAAAGTACATGGTGTTGAAGAGGATATAGCAGAAGAGCGGCTTCAGTTTTGGATCAACCGTAGTGGGCAACAACCAACTTCACATGATGCTGTGGATG TGGAACGAGGCTTAGTGGAGCTGAGAAAGCTAGGGATAGAACAGCAACTCTGGGAAGCATCCCGTAAAGAAATAGATCAGCCTCTTTCTTCTGCAGTTGCTAATCACAAATCCAATGCAGATTCAGAGACTTCGCCTTGA
- the LOC142631690 gene encoding coiled-coil domain-containing protein SCD2 isoform X3 yields the protein MSVRSAAVVPPSRSSLRSPVAIPPIEPPSSRNNNRFIPNISPLNSKGKEDQREASALRDELDMLEEENEIIIDKLRHAEIRREAAEARARELEKQVATLGEGVSLEVKLLSKKEELLRQKELALKAAVAQNRDGKNEEVAALRTEVENLKDEAASALEQLREAESEAKALRTMTQRMILTQEEMEEVVLKRCWLARYWGLAVQHGICADIAVSKHEHWSSLAPLPFEVVISAGQKAKEESWDRGGDDPDRSKLVRDISDLTGEGNIETMLSVEMGLRELASLKVEDAVVLALALHRRPNLVRQSSLDSKSAVDPKFMEAFELSEDETVDVQFKEAWLTYFWRRAKVHGVEEDIAEERLQFWINRSGQQPTSHDAVDVERGLVELRKLGIEQQLWEASRKEIDQPLSSAVANHKSNADSETSP from the exons ATGTCAGTTCGTTCGGCAGCCGTGGTGCCACCCAGCAGATCCTCACTTAGAAGTCCCGTGGCGATACCTCCGATTGAACCTCCTTCTAGTAGGAACAACAA CAGGTTTATTCCCAATATTTCACCACTCAACTCAAAAGGTAAAGAAGATCAGCGTGAAGCTTCAGCACTTCGAGATGAA CTTGATATGCTAGAAGAGGAAAATGAGATTATTATTGACAAG CTTAGACATGCGGAAATAAGACGTGAGGCAGCAGAGGCCAGAGCTAGGGAGCTTGAGAAACAG GTTGCTACTCTTGGAGAAGGCGTGTCCCTCGAAGTTAAATTGTTGAGCAA GAAGGAAGAATTGTTGCGGCAAAAAGAG CTTGCTCTAAAGGCTGCTGTAGCACAAAACAGGGATGGGAAAAATGAGGAGGTTGCTGCCCTGCGTACGGAGGTTGAG aatttaaaagaTGAAGCTGCATCAGCTCTGGAACAACTCCGAGAAGCAGAATCTGAAGCAAAGGCTCTCCGCACTATGACACAGAGAATGATTTTGACTCAAGAAGAGATG GAGGAAGTTGTTTTGAAGAGATGTTGGCTTGCTCGTTACTGGGGTTTAGCAGTACAGCATG GCATATGTGCAGATATAGCAGTGTCAAAGCATGAGCATTGGTCATCTTTAGCCCCTCTTCCATTTGAAGTTGTAATTTCTGCTGGACAAAAGGCTAAGGAGGAATCTTGGGATAGAG GTGGAGATGATCCAGACAGGAGCAAGCTTGTCCGGGATATTAGTGATCTCACAGGAGAAGGAAATATTGAGACTATGCTTTCAGTTGAAATGGGTTTGAGGGAACTGGCCTCTCTAaag GTTGAGGATGCTGTTGTACTAGCATTGGCTCTACACAGACGTCCGAATTTGGTTCGGCAGTCCAGTTTAG aTTCCAAATCAGCTGTTGATCCCAAGTTTATGGAGGCATTTG AATTAAGTGAAGATGAGACAGTAGATGTTCAATTCAAAGAG GCTTGGCTGACTTACTTTTGGAGAAGAGCTAAAGTACATGGTGTTGAAGAGGATATAGCAGAAGAGCGGCTTCAGTTTTGGATCAACCGTAGTGGGCAACAACCAACTTCACATGATGCTGTGGATG TGGAACGAGGCTTAGTGGAGCTGAGAAAGCTAGGGATAGAACAGCAACTCTGGGAAGCATCCCGTAAAGAAATAGATCAGCCTCTTTCTTCTGCAGTTGCTAATCACAAATCCAATGCAGATTCAGAGACTTCGCCTTGA